A single genomic interval of Demequina sp. NBRC 110054 harbors:
- the rlmB gene encoding 23S rRNA (guanosine(2251)-2'-O)-methyltransferase RlmB, with translation MAGNSQRRGATRNAGSKKGAQVGTGGHGRKALEGKGPTPKAEERPYHKKYKDKQRAEREAAKKPAPRGKQAPRHRTSGSDELAIGRNSVLEAMRMGIPATALYVFNRIDADDRITEIVGLAVDAGIEVREVTKATLDGLAGGSPHQGVALEVPPYSYADPQDLLEGESPVRIVVLDHIQDPRNLGAILRSAGAFGATGVVIPERRSASVTVAAWKVSAGAAARVPVARATNIARTLEDYKKAGVFAIGLDGGGDVDLHESNLLDGPLAIVVGSEGDGLSRLVSEKCDQIVSIPIAATTESLNASVATSIALYEAARAIA, from the coding sequence ATGGCAGGGAACTCACAGCGTCGAGGCGCGACCCGCAACGCGGGATCCAAGAAGGGCGCACAGGTCGGCACCGGCGGCCATGGCCGCAAGGCTCTCGAGGGCAAGGGCCCCACGCCCAAGGCCGAGGAGCGGCCGTATCACAAGAAGTACAAGGACAAGCAGCGGGCCGAGCGCGAGGCCGCCAAGAAGCCCGCGCCGCGCGGCAAGCAGGCGCCCCGTCACCGCACGTCCGGCTCCGACGAGCTCGCGATCGGCCGCAACAGCGTGCTCGAGGCGATGCGCATGGGGATCCCCGCGACCGCGCTGTACGTGTTCAACCGCATCGACGCCGACGACCGCATCACCGAGATCGTCGGGCTCGCGGTGGACGCCGGCATCGAGGTGCGCGAGGTCACCAAGGCGACGCTCGACGGGCTCGCCGGCGGCAGCCCGCACCAGGGCGTCGCGCTCGAGGTGCCGCCGTACTCCTACGCGGACCCGCAGGACCTGCTCGAGGGCGAGTCGCCCGTCCGCATCGTCGTGCTCGACCACATCCAGGACCCGAGGAATCTGGGCGCGATCCTGCGCTCGGCGGGGGCGTTCGGCGCGACCGGTGTCGTCATCCCCGAGCGCCGCTCCGCGTCGGTGACTGTCGCGGCGTGGAAGGTGTCCGCCGGTGCGGCGGCGCGTGTGCCCGTGGCCCGCGCGACCAACATCGCCCGCACGCTCGAGGACTACAAGAAGGCCGGGGTCTTCGCGATCGGCCTCGACGGCGGCGGCGACGTGGACCTCCACGAGTCGAACCTGCTCGACGGACCGCTCGCGATCGTCGTCGGCTCCGAGGGCGACGGGCTGTCGCGCCTCGTGTCCGAGAAGTGCGACCAGATCGTGTCGATCCCGATCGCCGCGACGACCGAGAGCCTCAACGCCTCGGTCGCGACGTCGATCGCTCTGTACGAGGCCGCGCGCGCGATCGCCTAG
- a CDS encoding DUF4032 domain-containing protein, whose amino-acid sequence MPLLITGAADAGLMELPWDVPLSAWPEERIAALPRGLSRHVVRFVRHGDGVLAVKETNPEIAHREFHMLRELERMEAPCVKPVAVVTGRQSASGQELSAALVTEHLAYSLPYRAIFSSALRTGTLTRLIDALSILVVRLHLAGFYWGDVSLSNALFRRDASAFSAYLVDAETGDMHPKLTDGQRAYDLDTATTNIVGELLDLQESEDLDESVDPFDIGTRLESRYRELWTALTSTETITSNVPFQVAERVRALNALGFDLGEIDMQQTEDGTAVTLRPKVVDAGFHSRRLMRLTGLDVQENQARRLLNDMEEYRVVHETERGHKADETFAAHEWLTHIFEPTVRAVPRKLRGKLEPAQVFHEVLDHRWYLAQAAGKDVPMPVATASYLKNVLPTKADEHAVLGLSIAEMTAELPALTAEVGSSYAVRDPYANDNTHAWGGVPEPAEEEPASVTRVSTLRPAPERPRTQAERAAEALEDDLGTVETADEE is encoded by the coding sequence ATGCCGCTGCTGATCACGGGGGCCGCCGACGCGGGCCTCATGGAACTGCCCTGGGACGTCCCGCTGAGCGCCTGGCCCGAGGAGCGCATCGCCGCGCTGCCTCGCGGCCTCTCGCGGCACGTCGTGCGATTCGTCCGCCACGGGGACGGCGTGCTCGCCGTCAAGGAGACCAACCCCGAGATCGCGCACCGCGAGTTCCACATGCTGCGCGAGCTCGAGCGCATGGAGGCCCCGTGCGTGAAGCCCGTCGCGGTCGTCACCGGTCGCCAGAGCGCGTCAGGCCAGGAGCTGTCGGCCGCGCTCGTGACCGAGCACCTCGCGTACTCGCTGCCGTACCGCGCGATCTTCTCCTCGGCGCTGCGCACCGGCACCCTCACTCGCCTCATCGACGCGCTGTCGATCCTCGTGGTGCGGCTGCACCTCGCGGGCTTCTACTGGGGCGACGTCTCACTGTCGAACGCGCTGTTCCGTCGCGACGCCTCGGCGTTCTCCGCGTACCTCGTGGACGCGGAGACCGGCGACATGCACCCCAAGCTCACGGACGGCCAGCGCGCCTACGACCTCGACACGGCAACCACCAACATCGTGGGCGAGCTGCTCGACCTCCAGGAGTCCGAGGACCTCGACGAGTCCGTCGATCCGTTCGACATCGGCACGCGCCTCGAGTCCCGCTACCGCGAGCTGTGGACCGCGCTGACCTCGACCGAGACCATCACCTCGAACGTCCCGTTCCAGGTCGCGGAGCGCGTGCGCGCGCTCAACGCCCTGGGCTTCGACCTGGGCGAGATCGACATGCAGCAGACCGAGGACGGCACGGCGGTCACGCTGCGCCCCAAGGTCGTCGACGCGGGCTTCCACTCGCGCCGCCTCATGCGCCTCACGGGCCTCGACGTCCAGGAGAACCAGGCCCGCCGGCTCCTCAACGACATGGAGGAGTACCGCGTGGTCCATGAGACCGAGCGCGGGCACAAGGCCGACGAGACCTTCGCGGCGCACGAGTGGCTGACCCACATCTTCGAGCCGACCGTTCGCGCGGTGCCGCGCAAGCTGCGGGGCAAGCTCGAGCCCGCGCAGGTCTTCCACGAGGTGCTCGACCACCGGTGGTACCTCGCGCAGGCCGCGGGCAAGGACGTGCCGATGCCGGTGGCGACCGCCTCGTACCTCAAGAACGTGCTCCCCACGAAGGCCGATGAGCATGCCGTGCTGGGCCTGTCGATCGCGGAGATGACGGCCGAGCTGCCCGCGCTCACCGCTGAGGTCGGCTCGAGCTACGCGGTGCGCGACCCGTACGCGAACGACAACACCCACGCGTGGGGCGGCGTGCCCGAGCCCGCCGAGGAGGAGCCCGCATCGGTCACCCGCGTGTCGACGCTCAGGCCTGCGCCCGAGCGGCCTCGCACGCAGGCGGAGCGAGCCGCCGAGGCGCTCGAGGACGACCTCGGCACGGTCGAGACCGCCGACGAGGAGTAG
- a CDS encoding ABC transporter ATP-binding protein yields MATVTYDKASRIYPGTERPAVDSLDLDIADGEFLVLVGPSGCGKSTSLRMLAGLEDVDKGSIWVGDRDVTHVQPKDRDIAMVFQSYALYPHMTVADNMGFALKIAKVDKSEIRKRVEEAAKILDLTEYLDRKPKALSGGQRQRVAMGRAIVRQPQVFLMDEPLSNLDAKLRVQTRTQIAALQRRLGTTTVYVTHDQVEALTMGDRIAVLKDGVLQQVGTPRDMYDAPANVFVAGFIGSPAMNISTFAIEDGKAIVGPARVPLKRETVANLTDDDKGEIVLGWRPESMDRVAPNTEGALPIEVVVVEELGSDAFVYGQLPALATTLAEPKFGGTGEVIVRVDPRDVPEKGSTMWVTIREGEQHAFSASTGKRISPSAASSAAMPSA; encoded by the coding sequence ATGGCAACTGTCACTTACGACAAGGCCTCGCGTATCTACCCGGGCACCGAGCGTCCCGCGGTCGACTCGCTCGACCTGGACATCGCCGATGGCGAGTTCCTCGTCCTCGTTGGACCGTCTGGTTGCGGTAAGTCCACCTCGCTGCGCATGCTCGCAGGCCTCGAGGACGTGGACAAGGGCTCGATCTGGGTCGGCGACCGCGACGTCACGCACGTGCAGCCCAAGGACCGCGACATCGCGATGGTGTTCCAGTCCTACGCGCTCTACCCGCACATGACCGTGGCCGACAACATGGGCTTCGCGCTCAAGATCGCCAAGGTCGACAAGTCGGAGATCCGCAAGCGCGTCGAGGAGGCCGCGAAGATCCTCGACCTCACCGAGTACCTGGACCGCAAGCCGAAGGCCCTCTCGGGTGGTCAGCGCCAGCGTGTCGCCATGGGTCGCGCGATCGTGCGTCAGCCGCAGGTGTTCCTCATGGACGAGCCGCTGTCGAACCTCGACGCCAAGCTCCGCGTCCAGACCCGTACGCAGATCGCCGCGCTCCAGCGTCGCCTCGGCACCACCACCGTCTACGTGACCCACGACCAGGTCGAGGCCCTCACGATGGGTGACCGCATCGCGGTCCTCAAGGACGGCGTGCTGCAGCAGGTCGGCACCCCGCGCGACATGTACGACGCCCCGGCGAACGTCTTCGTCGCCGGCTTCATCGGCTCGCCGGCCATGAACATCTCGACCTTCGCGATCGAGGACGGCAAGGCCATCGTCGGCCCCGCCCGCGTCCCGCTCAAGCGCGAGACCGTCGCGAACCTCACGGACGACGACAAGGGCGAGATCGTCCTCGGCTGGCGTCCTGAGTCCATGGACCGCGTCGCGCCGAACACGGAGGGCGCGCTGCCCATCGAGGTCGTCGTCGTCGAGGAGCTCGGCTCCGACGCGTTCGTCTACGGCCAGCTTCCGGCCCTTGCGACCACGCTCGCGGAGCCGAAGTTCGGCGGCACGGGCGAGGTCATCGTCCGCGTCGACCCGCGCGACGTCCCGGAGAAGGGCTCCACGATGTGGGTCACCATCCGCGAGGGCGAGCAGCACGCGTTCTCGGCCTCGACCGGCAAGCGCATCAGCCCGTCGGCCGCGTCGTCGGCCGCGATGCCTTCCGCGTAA